A stretch of the Amycolatopsis sp. BJA-103 genome encodes the following:
- the gcvP gene encoding aminomethyl-transferring glycine dehydrogenase — MTSTSFDDRHIGPSESEQAKMLAEVGYGSLDALVQAAVPSAIRVTRDLELPPAASEEDAIAELRALAALNKPMTQMIGLGFHDTVTPAVIRRNVLENPAWYTAYTPYQPEISQGRLEALLNFQTMVSELAGLATANASLLDESTAVAEAVMLMRRASKAKSNKVVLDAECLPQTIAVVRTRAEAMGVEVEVRDLLTGLPEEFFGVVVQYPGASGVLRGAGFYSAISETAKAAGALYTVAADLLALTLVTAPGEFGADIAAGSTQRFGVPLGYGGPHAGFMAVRTGLERSLPGRLVGVSVDADGNPAYRLALQTREQHIRREKATSNICTAQVLPAVLAAMYAVYHGPDGLKRIATRVHELAAGLAGALRAGGVEVVHEGFFDTVLARMPGQAEAVVAVARENGINLGPVDADHVRIAVDEVTTPAIIAKVLNAFGVDTAADDARALPTGLGRESEYLTHEVFHSHRSETAMLRYLRSLSDLDYALDRGMIPLGSCTMKLNATTEMEPISWREFAGIHPFAPADQAEGYHVLVEQLSTWLAEVTGYDKVSLQPNAGSQGELAGLLAIRAYHHANGQAEREVCLIPSSAHGTNAASAVMAGMRVVVVKCTDEGNVDLEDLRAKVEANRDTLSAIMVTYPSTHGVYENGIDELAKIVHDAGGQVYVDGANLNALLGLAKPGEFGGDVSHLNLHKTFCIPHGGGGPGVGPVAVRAHLAPYLPNHPLLEKAGPSTGVGPISAAPYGSASILPISWAYVRMMGAGGLTAATQVAVLAANYVAKRLNQHYPVLYTGQDDLVAHECILDLRGLTKETGVSVDDVAKRLIDYGFHAPTMSFPVAGTLMVEPTESEDLGEIDRFIEAMIAIRGEIDAVAQGRWAADNSPLRNAPHTAETLVGDWDLPYDRELAVYPAGVNRKAKYWPPVRRIDGARGDRNLVCSCPPLNAYEN, encoded by the coding sequence TTGACCAGTACGTCCTTCGACGACCGGCACATCGGCCCCTCGGAGTCCGAGCAGGCCAAGATGCTCGCCGAGGTCGGCTACGGCAGCCTCGATGCCCTGGTACAGGCCGCGGTGCCGTCCGCGATCCGGGTCACCCGTGACCTCGAGCTTCCCCCCGCCGCGTCCGAAGAGGACGCCATCGCCGAACTTCGCGCGCTCGCCGCGCTCAACAAGCCGATGACGCAGATGATCGGCCTCGGCTTCCACGACACGGTCACCCCGGCGGTCATCCGCCGCAACGTGCTGGAGAACCCGGCCTGGTACACGGCGTACACGCCCTACCAGCCGGAGATCTCGCAGGGCCGTCTCGAAGCCCTCCTCAACTTCCAGACCATGGTCTCCGAGCTGGCCGGTCTCGCCACCGCGAACGCCTCCCTGCTCGACGAGTCCACCGCCGTCGCCGAGGCCGTCATGCTGATGCGCCGCGCGTCGAAGGCGAAGTCGAACAAGGTCGTCCTCGACGCCGAGTGCCTGCCGCAGACCATCGCCGTCGTCCGCACCCGCGCCGAGGCCATGGGCGTCGAGGTCGAGGTCCGCGACCTGCTCACCGGCCTGCCGGAGGAATTCTTCGGCGTCGTCGTGCAGTACCCGGGTGCCTCCGGCGTGCTGCGGGGCGCGGGCTTCTACTCCGCCATCTCCGAGACCGCGAAGGCCGCCGGCGCGCTGTACACCGTCGCCGCCGACCTCCTCGCCCTCACGCTGGTCACCGCGCCGGGTGAGTTCGGCGCCGACATCGCCGCCGGATCCACCCAGCGTTTCGGTGTCCCGCTCGGCTACGGCGGCCCGCACGCCGGGTTCATGGCCGTCCGCACCGGGCTCGAGCGCTCGCTGCCGGGCCGCCTGGTCGGAGTCTCGGTCGACGCCGACGGCAACCCCGCGTACCGCCTCGCGCTGCAGACCCGTGAGCAGCACATCCGCCGCGAGAAGGCCACCTCCAACATCTGTACCGCGCAGGTCCTGCCCGCCGTGCTCGCCGCGATGTACGCGGTCTACCACGGTCCGGACGGCCTCAAGCGCATCGCGACCCGCGTCCACGAGCTCGCCGCAGGGCTGGCCGGAGCGCTGCGCGCCGGTGGCGTCGAGGTCGTCCACGAGGGCTTCTTCGACACCGTCCTCGCCCGCATGCCCGGCCAGGCCGAAGCGGTCGTCGCCGTCGCGCGCGAGAACGGGATCAACCTCGGCCCGGTCGACGCCGACCACGTCCGCATCGCCGTCGACGAGGTCACCACGCCCGCGATCATCGCCAAGGTGCTCAACGCCTTCGGTGTCGACACCGCCGCAGACGACGCCCGCGCGCTGCCCACCGGACTCGGCCGCGAGAGCGAGTACCTCACCCACGAGGTCTTCCACTCGCACCGCTCCGAGACCGCGATGCTGCGCTACCTGCGCAGCCTGTCCGACCTGGACTACGCGCTCGACCGCGGCATGATCCCGCTCGGCTCCTGCACGATGAAGCTCAACGCCACCACCGAGATGGAGCCGATCAGCTGGCGCGAGTTCGCGGGCATCCACCCGTTCGCCCCCGCCGACCAGGCCGAGGGCTATCACGTTCTCGTCGAGCAGCTGTCGACCTGGCTCGCCGAGGTCACCGGCTACGACAAGGTGTCGCTGCAGCCGAACGCGGGCAGCCAGGGCGAGCTCGCCGGTCTGCTCGCGATCCGCGCGTACCACCACGCGAACGGCCAGGCCGAGCGCGAGGTCTGCCTGATCCCGTCGTCCGCGCACGGCACGAACGCCGCCTCCGCCGTCATGGCAGGCATGCGCGTCGTCGTGGTCAAGTGCACCGACGAGGGCAACGTCGACCTCGAAGACCTGCGCGCCAAGGTCGAGGCCAACCGCGACACGCTGTCCGCGATCATGGTCACGTACCCGTCCACGCACGGTGTGTACGAGAACGGCATCGACGAGCTGGCCAAGATCGTCCACGACGCGGGCGGCCAGGTCTACGTCGACGGCGCGAACCTCAACGCCCTGCTGGGCCTGGCGAAGCCGGGCGAGTTCGGCGGCGACGTCTCGCACCTGAACCTGCACAAGACCTTCTGCATCCCGCACGGTGGCGGCGGCCCCGGCGTCGGCCCGGTCGCGGTGCGCGCGCACCTCGCGCCGTACCTGCCGAACCACCCGCTGCTGGAGAAGGCCGGTCCCTCGACCGGCGTCGGCCCGATCAGCGCCGCTCCTTATGGTTCCGCGTCGATCCTGCCGATCTCGTGGGCGTACGTCCGCATGATGGGCGCGGGCGGGCTCACCGCGGCGACGCAGGTCGCCGTCCTCGCCGCGAACTACGTGGCCAAGCGACTCAACCAGCACTACCCGGTGCTCTACACCGGCCAGGACGACCTGGTCGCCCACGAGTGCATCCTCGACCTGCGTGGCCTCACCAAGGAGACCGGCGTCAGCGTCGACGACGTCGCGAAGCGCCTGATCGACTACGGCTTCCACGCCCCGACCATGTCGTTCCCGGTCGCGGGCACGCTGATGGTCGAGCCGACCGAATCCGAGGACCTCGGCGAGATCGATCGCTTCATCGAGGCGATGATCGCCATCCGCGGTGAGATCGACGCCGTCGCCCAGGGCCGGTGGGCCGCGGACAACAGCCCGCTGCGCAACGCCCCGCACACCGCCGAGACCCTGGTCGGCGACTGGGACCTGCCCTACGACCGCGAACTGGCGGTGTACCCCGCCGGAGTGAACCGCAAGGCCAAGTACTGGCCCCCGGTGCGCCGCATCGACGGTGCGCGCGGGGACCGTAACCTCGTCTGCTCCTGCCCGCCGCTCAACGCCTACGAGAACTGA
- a CDS encoding 3-oxoacyl-ACP reductase, giving the protein MVQRFEGRVAVITGGSSGIGLATARRLASEGAKVVIGDISAAAGKAAADEVGGLFVQADVTDAEQVEALFQTTVDTFGSVDVAFNNAGISPPEDDSILTTGIDAWEKVQKVNLTSVYLCCKAVLPHMRRQGKGSIINTASFVAVMGAATSQISYTASKGGVLAMSRELGVQFARENIRVNALCPGPVNTPLLKELFAKDPERAARRLVHVPVGRFAEPEEIAGAVAFLASDDASFITASQFLVDGGISGAYVTPL; this is encoded by the coding sequence ATGGTTCAGCGTTTCGAAGGCCGCGTCGCGGTCATCACCGGCGGCAGCAGCGGCATCGGCCTCGCCACCGCGCGGCGGCTGGCGAGCGAGGGCGCGAAGGTCGTCATCGGCGACATCTCCGCCGCGGCGGGCAAAGCGGCGGCGGACGAGGTCGGCGGCCTGTTCGTGCAGGCCGACGTCACCGACGCCGAACAGGTCGAGGCCCTGTTCCAGACCACTGTGGACACCTTCGGCTCGGTCGACGTCGCGTTCAACAACGCCGGCATCTCCCCGCCCGAGGACGACTCGATCCTCACCACGGGCATCGACGCGTGGGAGAAGGTGCAGAAGGTCAACCTGACCTCGGTGTACCTGTGCTGCAAGGCGGTGCTGCCCCACATGCGGCGGCAGGGGAAGGGCTCGATCATCAACACGGCGTCGTTCGTCGCGGTGATGGGCGCGGCGACGTCGCAGATCTCCTACACCGCGTCCAAGGGCGGGGTGCTGGCGATGAGCCGGGAACTGGGCGTGCAGTTCGCGCGGGAGAACATCCGGGTCAACGCGCTGTGCCCGGGTCCGGTGAACACGCCGCTGCTGAAGGAACTGTTCGCGAAGGACCCCGAGCGGGCCGCGCGGCGGCTGGTGCACGTGCCGGTCGGGCGGTTCGCGGAGCCGGAGGAGATCGCGGGCGCGGTCGCCTTCCTGGCGAGCGACGACGCCTCGTTCATCACGGCGTCGCAGTTCCTGGTGGACGGGGGCATCTCGGGGGCCTACGTCACCCCGCTGTGA
- a CDS encoding aldehyde dehydrogenase family protein, whose translation MTGYDAASEGGNTSAVFEVINPATEEVVRSVESTSAEETDAAIARAQAAFPAWRAVAPGDRARLLRRFADAVDADIENLAQLEVANAGHTIGNARWEAGNVRDVLTYYSASPERLIGKQIPVPGGVNMTFHEPLGVVGVIVPWNFPMPIAGWGFAPALAAGNTVVLKPAELTPLTAIRLGELAREAGIPADVFQVLPGKGSVVGQRFVDHPAVRKIVFTGSTEVGKQIMAGCAARVKRVTLELGGKNANIVFADSDLEKAAATAPYGVFDNAGQDCCARSLILVQASVYDRFMELLEPAVKGVVVGDPRLEVTEMGPLISAGHHAKVSSYVDDAAPVAFRGSAPLGPGNWFPPTVVTPPDLRHPLASDEIFGPVVAVVPFAGEADAVTMANDTEYGLSGSIWTRDVGRAFRVARGVEAGNLSVNSHSSVRYWTPFGGFKQSGLGRELGPDAVDAFTETKNVFVSTEE comes from the coding sequence ATGACGGGTTACGACGCCGCCTCCGAGGGAGGGAACACGTCGGCGGTGTTCGAGGTGATCAACCCCGCCACCGAAGAGGTGGTGAGGTCGGTCGAATCGACCTCGGCCGAAGAGACCGACGCGGCGATCGCCCGCGCGCAGGCGGCGTTCCCCGCCTGGCGCGCGGTGGCGCCCGGAGACCGGGCGCGGCTGCTGCGCCGGTTCGCCGACGCCGTCGACGCCGACATCGAGAACCTCGCCCAGCTGGAAGTCGCCAACGCGGGCCACACCATCGGCAACGCGCGCTGGGAGGCGGGCAACGTCCGCGACGTGCTGACGTACTACTCGGCGTCGCCCGAACGGTTGATCGGCAAGCAGATCCCGGTGCCCGGCGGGGTGAACATGACGTTCCACGAGCCGCTCGGCGTGGTCGGGGTGATCGTGCCGTGGAACTTCCCGATGCCCATCGCGGGCTGGGGTTTCGCGCCCGCGCTCGCCGCCGGGAACACCGTCGTGCTCAAGCCGGCCGAACTCACCCCGCTGACCGCGATCCGCCTCGGTGAGCTGGCCAGGGAGGCCGGGATCCCCGCGGACGTCTTCCAGGTGCTTCCCGGCAAGGGATCCGTGGTGGGCCAGCGGTTCGTGGACCATCCGGCGGTGCGCAAGATCGTCTTCACCGGCTCGACCGAGGTCGGCAAGCAGATCATGGCGGGCTGCGCCGCGCGGGTGAAGCGGGTGACGCTGGAACTCGGCGGCAAGAACGCGAACATCGTCTTCGCCGACTCGGATCTGGAGAAGGCCGCGGCCACCGCGCCGTACGGGGTGTTCGACAACGCCGGGCAGGACTGCTGCGCGCGGTCGCTGATCCTGGTGCAGGCGAGTGTGTACGACCGGTTCATGGAGCTGCTGGAACCCGCGGTGAAGGGTGTCGTCGTCGGCGATCCCCGCCTGGAGGTGACCGAGATGGGCCCGCTGATCTCGGCGGGGCACCACGCGAAGGTGTCGTCCTATGTGGACGACGCCGCGCCGGTGGCGTTCCGGGGAAGCGCGCCGCTGGGGCCGGGCAACTGGTTCCCGCCGACCGTCGTCACCCCGCCGGACCTGCGGCATCCGCTGGCCTCGGACGAGATCTTCGGCCCGGTCGTCGCGGTGGTCCCGTTCGCCGGGGAGGCGGACGCGGTGACCATGGCCAACGACACGGAGTACGGCCTGTCCGGCTCGATCTGGACCCGCGACGTCGGCCGCGCCTTCCGCGTCGCGCGCGGCGTCGAAGCCGGGAACCTTTCGGTGAACTCGCATTCGTCCGTCCGGTACTGGACGCCGTTCGGCGGGTTCAAGCAGTCCGGGCTCGGCCGCGAGCTCGGCCCGGACGCTGTCGATGCCTTCACCGAGACCAAAAACGTTTTCGTCAGCACGGAGGAATGA
- a CDS encoding gamma-glutamyl-gamma-aminobutyrate hydrolase family protein translates to MASNGSEPLIGLTCYLEPAKFLVWETEAALLHRVYVDGIVAAGGIPVLLPPVSEAHERLVSAVDGLVLVGGADIEPARYGQEQHATTYTRPNRDAFEFGLLRSALDSGKPVLGVCRGLQVLSVALGGTLAQHLPDTLDTKDHQPAPATFGTTTVTLAEGSRAASILGTETKVPCYHHQAVDKLGDGLVPVGWAADGTIEAAELPGDGFVLGVQWHPEQNLDDIRLFEALVTAAKERS, encoded by the coding sequence GTGGCTTCGAACGGCTCTGAACCCTTGATCGGGCTCACCTGCTACCTGGAGCCCGCGAAGTTCCTGGTGTGGGAGACCGAAGCGGCTTTGCTGCACCGCGTGTACGTGGACGGCATCGTCGCGGCGGGCGGGATCCCGGTCCTCCTGCCGCCGGTGAGCGAGGCGCACGAGAGGCTGGTGTCCGCCGTGGACGGTCTCGTGCTGGTCGGCGGCGCCGACATCGAACCGGCGCGCTACGGCCAGGAGCAGCACGCGACGACGTACACGAGGCCGAACCGGGACGCGTTCGAGTTCGGGCTGCTGAGGTCCGCTTTGGACAGTGGAAAACCGGTGCTGGGCGTGTGCCGCGGGTTGCAGGTGCTCAGCGTCGCGCTGGGCGGGACACTCGCCCAGCACCTTCCGGACACTTTGGACACCAAGGATCACCAGCCCGCGCCCGCGACCTTCGGCACCACTACCGTGACCCTTGCCGAGGGCAGCCGGGCCGCGTCGATCCTCGGCACCGAGACCAAGGTGCCGTGTTATCACCACCAGGCCGTCGACAAGCTCGGCGACGGGCTGGTCCCGGTCGGCTGGGCCGCCGACGGGACCATCGAAGCGGCGGAACTGCCCGGTGACGGTTTCGTACTCGGTGTCCAATGGCATCCAGAACAGAATCTCGACGACATAAGGCTTTTCGAGGCACTCGTGACAGCTGCGAAGGAGCGCTCATGA
- a CDS encoding glutamine synthetase family protein translates to MANRRGMLTLDRLRELVEDGTVDTVLVAITDMQGRLQGKRCAAEYFLNEVVEHATEACNYLLAVDVDMNTVDGYAMSSWETGYGDFVMQPDFDTLRLLPWQEGTALVLADLERVQGGAVAPSPRQVLRGQLDRLAALGLSAHVGTELEFIVFDDTFESAWDKRYQDLRPANQYNVDYSMLGTSRIEPLLRRIRNDMGGAGLYVESAKGECNPGQHEIAFRYAEALATCDNHSIYKTGSKEIAAQEGKSLTFMAKYNEREGNSCHIHISLRSTAGEAVLAGDEPSGFSPLMEHFLAGQLAGLRELTYFLAPNINSYKRFVPGSFAPTAVAWGTDNRTCALRVVGHGESLRTENRVPGGDVNPYLAVSALIAAGLHGIENELELEPEFQGNAYGSDKPTVPTTLREAAALLDQSELARTAFGDEVVDHYLNAAKVELTAYDAAVTDWERIRGFERL, encoded by the coding sequence ATGGCGAACAGGCGCGGCATGCTCACACTGGATCGGCTCCGGGAACTCGTCGAGGACGGCACCGTCGACACGGTGCTGGTGGCCATCACCGACATGCAGGGCAGGCTGCAGGGCAAACGCTGCGCCGCCGAATACTTCCTCAACGAGGTCGTCGAGCACGCCACCGAGGCGTGCAACTACCTGCTCGCCGTCGACGTCGACATGAACACCGTCGACGGCTACGCGATGTCTTCCTGGGAGACCGGCTACGGCGACTTCGTCATGCAACCGGACTTCGACACGCTCCGCCTTCTCCCGTGGCAGGAGGGCACCGCGCTCGTCCTCGCCGACCTCGAACGGGTGCAGGGCGGCGCCGTCGCCCCGTCGCCGCGGCAGGTCCTGCGCGGGCAACTCGACCGGCTGGCCGCCCTCGGTCTCAGTGCCCACGTCGGCACCGAGCTGGAGTTCATCGTCTTCGACGACACCTTCGAGTCGGCCTGGGACAAGCGGTACCAGGACCTCCGCCCGGCCAACCAGTACAACGTCGACTACTCGATGCTCGGCACCTCGCGGATCGAACCGCTGCTGCGCCGGATCCGCAACGACATGGGCGGCGCGGGGCTGTACGTCGAATCGGCCAAGGGCGAGTGCAACCCCGGCCAGCACGAGATCGCGTTCCGCTACGCCGAGGCGCTGGCCACCTGCGACAACCACAGCATCTACAAGACCGGGTCCAAGGAGATCGCCGCGCAGGAGGGCAAGAGCCTCACGTTCATGGCGAAGTACAACGAACGCGAGGGCAACTCCTGCCACATCCACATCAGCCTGCGCTCCACCGCGGGCGAGGCCGTCCTGGCGGGCGACGAGCCGAGCGGGTTCTCGCCGCTGATGGAGCACTTCCTCGCGGGGCAGCTCGCCGGATTGCGTGAGCTGACCTACTTCCTCGCGCCGAACATCAACTCCTACAAGCGTTTCGTCCCCGGCAGCTTCGCGCCGACCGCGGTCGCGTGGGGCACCGACAACCGCACGTGCGCGCTCCGCGTCGTCGGGCACGGGGAGTCGCTCCGCACCGAGAACCGGGTGCCCGGCGGCGACGTGAACCCGTACCTCGCGGTGTCCGCGCTGATCGCGGCCGGGTTGCACGGCATCGAGAACGAACTCGAGCTGGAGCCCGAGTTCCAGGGCAACGCCTACGGTTCCGACAAGCCGACCGTGCCGACGACGTTGCGGGAGGCCGCCGCGCTGCTCGACCAGAGCGAGCTCGCCAGGACCGCGTTCGGGGACGAGGTCGTCGACCACTACCTGAACGCGGCGAAGGTCGAACTCACCGCGTACGACGCCGCTGTCACCGACTGGGAGAGGATCCGTGGCTTCGAACGGCTCTGA
- a CDS encoding general stress protein has product MTQAFTQQTTFTEPQGRAQLPTLPSGWPIGSYESYSDAQRAVDHLAGTDFPITDVTIVGVEPILVERIAGRMGWSKVLTSSALSGAMFGVFLGLVLSLLNPGAGLVPILVGLVGGIGFNLLFGALGYAASKNKRGFISQSQLVARRYDVLAQPRNAEKGRALLADLAARSAFIH; this is encoded by the coding sequence ATGACACAGGCATTCACGCAGCAGACCACGTTCACCGAGCCCCAGGGGCGGGCTCAGCTTCCGACGCTGCCCAGCGGGTGGCCGATCGGCTCCTACGAGTCGTACTCCGATGCGCAGCGTGCGGTCGACCACCTCGCGGGAACGGACTTCCCGATCACGGACGTCACCATCGTCGGTGTCGAACCGATCCTGGTCGAGCGGATCGCCGGGCGGATGGGCTGGAGCAAGGTGCTGACCAGCTCGGCGCTGTCCGGCGCGATGTTCGGTGTGTTCCTCGGCCTCGTGCTGAGCCTGCTGAACCCGGGCGCCGGACTGGTGCCGATCCTCGTCGGCCTCGTCGGCGGTATCGGGTTCAACCTGCTGTTCGGCGCGCTGGGGTACGCGGCTTCGAAGAACAAGCGCGGTTTCATCTCGCAGAGCCAGCTGGTCGCCCGGCGCTATGACGTCCTGGCCCAGCCGCGCAACGCCGAGAAGGGCCGCGCCCTGCTGGCCGACCTGGCCGCCAGGAGCGCGTTCATCCACTGA
- the aspS gene encoding aspartate--tRNA(Asn) ligase translates to MISRVLVADLPRHVGGRVRIAGWVHRRRRLKSVTFLVIRDRSGLAQVVLAEPGGPPEETVVEVEGLVTANPQAPGGLELTEPAIGLLSEPAEPPPFDLYRPSPRATLPTMLNNAAVALRHPRLKEAFTIAAASVAGFRSALDGLGFTETRTPKIVSSATESGGCVFGIDYFGQRAFLAQSPQFYKQALVGVFERVYEVGPVFRAEPHDTARHLAQYTSLDAELGFIDGHHDVMAVLREVVAGMAAAVPETGVVVPGEIPEIHFADAQALIARLSGEDPRGEPDLAPAHERLLSDWALRQHGSEFLFVTGYPMAKRPFYTHPDPERPEYSNSFDLLFRGLELVTGGQRLHRHADYLAALAARGESAEPYRDYLSVFAHGMPPHGGFALGLERWTARVLGLPNVRQATLFPRDLHRLTP, encoded by the coding sequence ATGATCTCGCGTGTCCTCGTCGCCGACCTGCCCCGGCACGTCGGCGGCCGTGTCCGCATCGCCGGCTGGGTGCACCGCCGGCGCCGCCTGAAATCCGTCACCTTCCTGGTGATCCGGGACCGCTCCGGACTCGCCCAGGTGGTCCTCGCCGAACCCGGCGGCCCGCCGGAGGAGACCGTGGTCGAGGTCGAAGGCCTCGTCACGGCCAATCCCCAGGCTCCCGGCGGCCTGGAACTGACCGAGCCGGCGATCGGGCTGCTGTCCGAACCGGCCGAGCCGCCCCCGTTCGACCTCTACCGGCCGTCGCCGCGGGCCACCTTGCCCACGATGCTGAACAACGCCGCCGTCGCGTTGCGGCATCCGCGGCTGAAGGAGGCGTTCACGATCGCGGCGGCGAGCGTCGCCGGCTTCCGGTCCGCGCTCGACGGTCTCGGGTTCACCGAAACCCGGACGCCCAAGATCGTCTCGTCGGCGACCGAATCCGGCGGATGCGTCTTCGGCATCGACTACTTCGGTCAGCGGGCGTTCCTCGCGCAATCGCCGCAGTTCTACAAACAAGCGCTGGTCGGGGTGTTCGAGCGGGTCTACGAGGTCGGGCCGGTCTTCCGCGCCGAACCGCACGACACCGCGCGGCATCTCGCGCAGTACACCAGCCTGGACGCCGAACTCGGTTTCATCGACGGCCACCACGACGTGATGGCCGTGCTGCGGGAGGTGGTCGCGGGGATGGCCGCCGCCGTCCCGGAGACCGGCGTCGTGGTGCCCGGGGAGATCCCGGAGATCCACTTCGCGGACGCTCAAGCGCTGATCGCGCGGCTGTCCGGTGAAGACCCACGCGGCGAGCCGGACCTCGCGCCCGCGCACGAACGGCTGCTTTCGGACTGGGCGCTGCGCCAACACGGGTCGGAATTCCTGTTCGTCACGGGATATCCGATGGCGAAGCGGCCGTTCTACACCCATCCGGACCCGGAACGGCCGGAGTACTCGAACAGTTTCGACCTGCTCTTCCGCGGGCTGGAACTGGTGACCGGTGGCCAGCGGCTGCACCGGCACGCCGACTACCTCGCCGCGCTGGCGGCGCGGGGTGAGTCCGCCGAGCCGTATCGCGACTACCTGTCCGTCTTCGCGCACGGGATGCCGCCGCACGGCGGGTTCGCGCTCGGTCTCGAACGCTGGACCGCCCGGGTGCTCGGGCTGCCCAACGTGCGTCAGGCGACGCTGTTCCCGCGGGACTTGCACCGCCTGACCCCGTAG